From Eriocheir sinensis breed Jianghai 21 chromosome 16, ASM2467909v1, whole genome shotgun sequence, a single genomic window includes:
- the LOC126999553 gene encoding uncharacterized protein LOC126999553, which yields MPPENTTLFFHALEWRRSGEEGHNISIVTPPVTEPRSGDEEGDNVNRVTPTVIEPNIRLGDDVAESELVLEEFEHPGKTNITSTSPGELNEGTRERLKSGSVGSPSVSHPSTGSVRVGPRGSNVLWGSEDGVVHIRRLPRHKSKKHQAVMEDDDSLTHEEMIGTEELSPHVHSNTTTHVTTHTQGTGDPSTQEEIIVTQETEELSPHIHNTTTHVTTHTQGTGEMIATQETKELSPHTHNTTTHVITHTQATEDPAQEQTYEGRLLVNTEGTADTPTQRFEEITNTDEKQEIPTLVPDVWVTERPRGNTDEAENPATQPHGENIINTDIIEDIPSLASDVWVTDSPATEDWLTDTPEEEKDIEEGLIRSENAPEVRLTSNEDDLRRDGPQGWQTVTYEESSTEGFDKSAANVYPGSEWSTVSPDEQLTSLPEDWLTSTPHPEDDWLMTIPQDDEQVTDLHERLPSLPSILPSLSPTPSIHTPTAPPSLPPTPSPQDTVEDSLRITTRGLDFLLEASPTGQSSVDATEFPKDDLFTLDLTITTTREGLNADARDVTFDPSQIAKATSYEGSSYPTATRSATVTTTWVDNDQFATLEHQNLTLNEELVRPSAVGDLSDLSTELRGHGQGSEDVEMSTPEVNEEFAMPQLNGLSEGTYEGSDSHGRSDSLSQTHPSIPEVRDGDTTTPSSLTETQNENSTESPIQNGDSTEREKQNEDSTDFHERLPSLPSEDSTETQKQDEDSTEQPGTTFEYSIHQNHVNTSGVRLAGHPNLNLTGVRSESTAKGSANKTEEAVMYEIPVVIRNHGQALTPSMVVALSVCCAVVMVLAALSVALWVCRRHRNRSKIYLSREAAKPRALFTRPMNPAVLPEESDHENATVYMLEFQRPRPPIMLGDDQKGIYFIKRDEGETEECRLGLGVENGAFTDVPLGDGDQGRPRLDPPKYDLTSKQDGDADSGIRVWSSTGSLHAASSPLPTHCRVPPPPYSPSISKESVCLSVHSLPSLPRNSQLFDV from the coding sequence ATGCCTCCTGAGAACACCACCTTGTTTTTCCATGCTCTGGAGTGgcggagaagtggagaggaaggacaTAACATTAGCATAGTGACTCCACCAGTGACAGAACCAAGgagtggagatgaggaaggagacaaTGTTAACCGAGTGACTCCAACTGTGATCGAACCAAACATAAGACTCGGTGATGATGTGGCGGAAAGTGAGTTGGTGTTAGAGGAATTTGAACACCCTGGAAAGACTAACATAACCTCAACTAGTCCCGGTGAATTAAATGAGGGCACCAGAGAAAGGCTGAAGTCTGGTAGTGTTGGCAGCCCCTCTGTGTCACATCCCAGTACAGGAAGTGTCAGAGTTGGCCCTAGAGGGAGTAACGTGCTCTGGGGTAGTGAGGACGGCGTGGTGCACATCAGGAGGTTGCCAAGACATAAATCCAAGAAGCACCAAGCTGTTATGGAAGACGACGATTCGTTAACACATGAAGAGATGATCGGTACAGAGGAATTATCGCCGCATGTCCatagcaacacaacaacacatgTCACAACCCACACTCAAGGAACAGGAGACCCCTCAACACAAGAAGAGATAATCGTCACACAAGAAACAGAAGAATTATCGCCACATATCCATAACACAACCACCCATGTCACAACCCACACTCAAGGAACAGGAGAGATGATCGCCACACAGGAAACAAAAGAATTATCACCACACACCCATAACACAACCACCCATGTCATAACCCACACTCAAGCAACCGAAGACCCAGCACAAGAACAGACCTATGAAGGAAGATTACTAGTGAACACAGAGGGAACGGCAGACACACCAACGCAGCGCTTTGAAGAAATCACAAATACAGACGAAAAGCAAGAAATACCAACCCTTGTGCCTGATGTGTGGGTGACGGAGAGACCACGAGGGAACACAGATGAAGCAGAAAACCCAGCAACACAACCCCATggagaaaatataataaacacAGACATAATAGAAGATATACCATCCCTTGCATCTGACGTTTGGGTGACGGATAGCCCAGCAACCGAGGACTGGCTCACCGACAcaccagaggaagagaaggacatagAGGAGGGATTAATAAGGAGCGAGAATGCACCAGAGGTTAGACTGACAAGCAACGAGGATGATTTGAGAAGAGATGGACCTCAAGGATGGCAAACTGTTACATACGAGGAAAGTTCAACCGAGGGATTTGACAAGAGTGCAGCTAATGTTTATCCAGGCAGCGAGTGGTCAACCGTATCACCTGACGAGCAGTTAACGAGTCTACCTGAGGACTGGCTGACCTCGACCCCACATCCTGAAGACGACTGGTTGATGACGATCCCACAAGATGATGAACAGGTTACGGATTTACACGAAAGGCTtccgtccctcccctccatccttccctccctctcccccaccccctccatccacacccccaccgcccctccctcactccccccgaCACCCTCCCCACAGGACACAGTGGAGGACAGTCTCAGAATCACAACTCGGGGTCTCGACTTTCTCCTTGAAGCATCCCCGACAGGTCAGTCATCGGTGGACGCCACAGAGTTCCCCAAGGACGACCTCTTCACCCTTGACctgaccatcaccactactagaGAAGGGCTCAACGCTGACGCTCGGGACGTGACCTTCGACCCGAGCCAGATAGCCAAGGCAACCAGTTACGAAGGGTCATCTTACCCCACGGCCACAAGAAGCGCGACGGTGACCACGACTTGGGTTGACAATGACCAGTTCGCGACCCTTGAGCACCAGAATTTGACCCTGAATGAGGAGTTGGTGAGGCCCAGTGCTGTTGGTGACCTGAGTGACCTATCGACAGAGCTACGAGGTCATGGTCAAGGGAGTGAGGATGTAGAAATGTCAACACCAGAAGTTAATGAAGAGTTTGCAATGCCTCAGTTAAATGGGTTATCAGAGGGGACATATGAGGGCTCAGACTCCCATGGTAGATCGGATAGcctctctcaaacacacccgTCCATTCCAGAGGTGAGGGATGGAGACACAACCACTCCCTCAAGCCTCACAGAAACCCAGAATGAGAACAGCACAGAAAGCCCTATACAGAATGGAGATAgcacagagagagaaaagcagaatGAAGACAGCACAGATTTCCACGAGAggcttccgtccctcccttctgAAGACAGTACAGAGACCCAGAAACAAGATGAGGACAGCACAGAGCAACCCGGAACCACCTTCGAGTACAGCATCCACCAGAACCACGTCAACACAAGTGGGGTCAGGTTAGCCGGGCACCCGAACTTGAACTTGACTGGCGTGAGGAGCGAGAGCACAGCGAAGGGTAGCGCCAACAAGACAGAGGAGGCGGTGATGTACGAGATTCCGGTTGTGATAAGGAACCATGGACAGGCACTTACCCCATCGATGGTGGTGGCACTGTCCGTATGCTGTGCTGTCGTGATGGTTCTGGCCGCTCTCAGTGTGGCGCTATGGGTTTGCCGGCGCCATAGAAACCGCAGCAAGATATACCTCAGTAGGGAAGCAGCCAAACCTCGCGCTCTCTTCACCCGGCCTATGAACCCTGCCGTGCTACCCGAGGAAAGCGACCATGAGAATGCGACCGTTTACATGCTCGAGTTCCAGCGTCCAAGACCTCCGATCATGCTTGGCGACGACCAGAAAGGGATTTACTTCATCAAACGCGACGAGGGTGAAACGGAGGAGTGTAGATTAGGGCTTGGGGTGGAGAACGGAGCCTTTACGGACGTGCCGCTGGGTGATGGAGATCAGGGGCGGCCGAGACTTGACCCCCCGAAATATGACCTCACGAGCAAACAGGATGGTGACGCAGACTCTGGCATTCGGGTTTGGTCGTCCACGGGGTCGCTTCACGCTGCCAGTTCGCCCCTACCCACGCACTGCAGGGTTCCGCCGCCCCCTTACTCGCCCTCCATCAGCAAGGAGTCCGTGTGTCTCAGCGTAcactccctgccttccctcccaaGGAATTCTCAGCTCTTCGACGTGTGA